A portion of the Gorilla gorilla gorilla isolate KB3781 chromosome X, NHGRI_mGorGor1-v2.1_pri, whole genome shotgun sequence genome contains these proteins:
- the CXCR3 gene encoding C-X-C chemokine receptor type 3 encodes MVLEVSDHQVLNDAEVAALLENFSSSYDYGENESDSCCTSPPCPQDFSLNFDRAFLPALYSLLFLLGLLGNGAVAAVLLSRRTALSSTDTFLLHLAVADTLLVLTLPLWAVDAAVQWVFGSGLCKVAGALFNINFYAGALLLACISFDRYLNIVHATQLYRRGPPARVTLTCLAVWGLCLLFALPDFIFLSAHHDERLNATHCQYNFPQVGRTALRVLQLVAGFLLPLLVMAYCYAHILAVLLVSRGQRRLRAMRLVVVVVVAFALCWTPYHLVVLVDILMDLGALARNCGRESRVDVAKSVTSGLGYMHCCLNPLLYAFVGVKFRERMWMLLLRLGCPNQRGLQRQPSSSRRDSSWSETSEASYSGL; translated from the exons ATGGTCCTTGAG GTGAGTGACCACCAAGTGCTAAATGACGCCGAGGTTGCCGCCCTCCTGGAGAACTTCAGCTCTTCCTATGACTATGGAGAAAACGAGAGTGACTCGTGCTGTACCTCCCCGCCCTGCCCACAGGACTTCAGCCTGAACTTCGACCGGGCCTTCCTGCCAGCCCTCTACAGCCTCCTCTTTCTGCTGGGGCTGCTGGGCAACGGCGCCGTGGCAGCCGTGCTGCTGAGCCGGCGGACAGCCCTGAGCAGCACCGACACCTTCCTGCTCCACCTAGCTGTAGCAGACACGCTGCTGGTGCTGACACTCCCGCTCTGGGCAGTGGACGCTGCCGTCCAGTGGGTCTTTGGCTCTGGCCTCTGCAAAGTGGCAGGTGCCCTCTTCAACATCAACTTCTACGCAGGAGCCCTCCTGCTGGCCTGCATCAGTTTTGACCGCTACCTGAACATAGTTCATGCCACCCAGCTCTACCGCCGGGGGCCCCCGGCCCGCGTGACCCTCACCTGCCTGGCTGTCTGGGGGCTCTGCCTGCTTTTCGCCCTCCCAGACTTCATCTTCCTGTCGGCCCACCACGACGAGCGCCTCAACGCCACCCACTGCCAATACAACTTCCCACAGGTGGGCCGCACGGCTCTGCGGGTGCTGCAGCTGGTGGCTGGCTTTCTGCTGCCCCTGCTGGTCATGGCCTACTGCTATGCCCACATCCTGGCCGTGCTGCTGGTCTCCAGGGGCCAGCGGCGCCTGCGGGCCATGCggctggtggtggtggtcgtgGTGGCCTTTGCCCTCTGCTGGACCCCCTATCACCTGGTGGTGCTGGTGGACATCCTCATGGACCTGGGCGCTTTGGCCCGCAACTGTGGCCGAGAAAGCAGGGTAGACGTGGCCAAGTCGGTCACCTCAGGCCTGGGCTACATGCACTGCTGCCTCAACCCGCTGCTCTATGCCTTTGTAGGGGTCAAGTTCCGGGAGCGGATGTGGATGCTGCTCTTGCGCCTGGGCTGCCCCAACCAGAGAGGGCTCCAGAGGCAGCCATCGTCTTCCCGCCGGGATTCATCCTGGTCTGAGACCTCAGAGGCCTCCTACTCGGGCTTGTGA